The stretch of DNA AAACTTACGATTTCCTTCCTCATCCTACCTATTACTGGCTGACGGGCTTTCGCTCTGCTCGCGGAGTGGCTTTCTTTTCTAAAAGTACGGGCTGGATTGATTTTGTTAAATTTGCGACTCGCGAAGATAAGTTTTGGGAAGGAGCGGATGAAGAACTTCATGGCCGTGATATTTCTGAACTAGAATCTTTTTTAAGCGGCCAAAAATTTTCGCAAATTTATAAAATTGGCCAACTTGCTTATAATGATTCTGCACTTACCAGCGAAGCAGGCAAAGCCACGCTAGAAAAGATCCACTTAAAAGTAAATGCCCTTCGTCGCGTGAAAGACGCTCACGAAGTGCAGATGATCTTAAACATCGCCGATATTGCCAATAAAGGTTACAAAAAACTTCAATCTTTTATTCGTCCCGGGGTCACTGAAAAAGAAATTCAAATAGAATTTGAATCTGAAATCCAACGCCACGGCGCCCACGGCATGCCTTATGGGACCATTGTCGGCAGTGGAAGCAACGCCGCGATCTTGCACGCCATCCCTACAATGAAAAAGGTCGAACAAAGTGATTTGGTTCTTATTGATGCCGGGGCTGATGTTTACGATTACTGTGTGGATATCACGCGCGTGTACCCGGCGAGTGGTCAGTTTTCAACCATGCAAAAAGAAATTTATGATCTTGTGAAACAGGCACAAACCAAAGCCATCGAAAAATGCCACATCGGCACCCAATGGCATGATGTGCATCGCACTTCTGCTAGAGTGATCGCCGAAGGGTTAAAAGCATTAAATATTATGAAAGGCGACACGGAAGCCATTCTTGATACGGGTGCTATTGCCGTCTTTTATCCTCATGGTGTCGGTCACCTTGTGGGACTGAGAGTGCGCGATGTTGGTTGTCCAGAAAATCTAAATCCAAAAAAATACTGTGGTGCCAACTTGCGCGTGGATTTAGAACTTAAGGAAAACTTCCTGATCACTGTTGAGCCGGGATGCTATTTTATTAAGGGCTTGATTGACGACGCAGAAAATCGCACTAAGTTTAAAGATTTTATCAACTGGCAAGAAGTCGAAAAATGGAAAGGCCTTGGTGGCGTTCGCATCGAAGACGATATGCTAATCACTCAAGGCCCGGCAAGAAACTTAACAGCGGTTGTGGATAAGATTTAGTTATCTGACTTTTGATACGACCACTTCTAATTTAAGATTTTTACCAGAATCCTCAGCAATCTCGATGCTGCCTGGATGTCCTTCTTTTAATATCATTTGAGGCGTCGAATGGATTTCTTCTCCATCGCGTTTGCTATAAACATCCATATTTAAAAGAACACCTTGAGCCTTGGGGTCGTTAGGAATATCCGACTTCGTTGCAATAACTTTTAAAGAAGTGGTGTGTGTTTTCTTTGAGTCGGTCTCTGTGATAGTGCCCACTTGACCCTCTGAAACAGTGATACGGGGCTTAGAAACTAATTTTCCGTTCATAAAGATGGACGTACTAATCATATAGACTGATTTAGCATCAACTTCGTTGGCCGCATTCACCGCAAACGATACAAATAATAAAACAAAAGAAATGAAAACCGATTTCATATGTATTCTCCTTTCAACTTTTTTAGCCACCCCATCTTATCAAGTCTTTCGCATCGGAATACCGGTATCTCCTGGGGTCCAGTGTCACGGGCGAAACTGCTTACAGTCAGCTTGCAAATAATAGCAAAATCGCAAGAATAGGTTTTGAGGTGATCCATGAACGTGAAAGATTCAGAATTCAAAGCACTTTTAGAGAAATACAAAAAATTCGCCGTTTACGGATTAAGCCCAGATGCCACCAAGGCCAGCCATTATGTTCCACTGTACATGCGTGATCATGGATGGGAGATGGTGGGTACTTACCCGAAGGATCATAACGCCGGTGGATTTAAAATTTATAAGACATTAAAAGAAATTCCGGCCGAATACAGAAAATTCGTGGACGTCTTTAGAAGTTCTGACCGCATTGATGAAGTCGTGGATGAGGCCATAGAGGCCGGTGGCGTAGAAGTTCTTTGGCTTCAATTAGGGATATCAAATCCTGAAGCGGAAGTCCGCGCCGAAAAAGCTGGTATCAAAGTCGTTTCCAACCGCTGTTTGATCATTGAACACAAGAAATATTTTTGATCTCATTCCACGCTTTGGTGAGCGGTTCACTAATAGCTCCATCAAAGCTGACCGCTTTAAACAGATTAAACTCGGACACTTCGCCCATCTTCCAAGTTCCGTCGGCCTGTGGATTATAGCTTCGTTTATCAATTAAGTTATAGCGGCGAAGTTGAATTCCTTTATCTGTCATCTGCGCGGAAACAAGCTTTTCTACTTCTTCGACCAAATCAACAGGAATCAAAAAACCAGAGGCCTCTTTCCATTTTGCCAGAAAGTAATAACCCCTTAAGAAGTCATAGTCATAAAAACGTGGAAATCTAATTTCAATCCAGTCGTTATCAATAACGTCACCATTTGAAATCCTGCGGAAAAGTTTTTGGCGCACTAGATATTCCGCGCCTTTATTCAAAAAATTCACTTCTTCAGCCGTTAAATCTTGATGACGACAGAATAAAACCGCTTCAAGACAGCAGATTGTCGAAACGATGGAACTTTTGGGTGTTGTCTTCGTATAAACGCTCTCATCACAGTTAAGGCCGCCGTCAGGCAATTGATACTTTACAAACCATGGGCGCATCCATGGCAAGTCCCTGTCGACGTCAACCCCTGCTGCAAAAAGAATCTGATACATATTTCCCACTGAGCAAATGCACGGAATCTGACGATAAGAATCGGTGCCCGGGGGAACTTCTTCCGAGCGAATGGGGAAAAACTGAAGATAGTGGTTCTGTAAGGCGTGCACCATCGCATCCAAGGTGATTTTAGGGATCTGACGAGCTAAGCCCAGCTCTTTTAAAACAGCCATGTGCCACCACGGCGTATCCCACTTAGGCCAATACGGATCTCGTTTGATGCTTTCAACAGCTTCAAATGATGAAAGATAAGAAATACTTTCTTCTAACGCGCTTTTAAAATCCGTCATCCGATTTCCATTCGCATAGGCTGACAAGGAACATCAACGCCTGACATCTTAATGAAAGCTTGTGGTCCGTTTTCTTTAAAACCCACGGACTTATAAAAATCTTTTGCAGAGATCGTCGACTCCAGGCGAACTTCTTTTACCTCTCTAGATTTCATACACTCAAGCATGATTTGCATCGCCGTCTTACCCACGGACCTACCCAAAACTTGCGGAGTAATATACAAGCCAAATACGTGAGCAATTCTCCATCCATTTTTAAAATGATGCTTCATATGAGCATAACCTTCAATTTTTCCCTGACACTCGATAACCCACACATCCGAATCTTTGATAGCGCTATGCCGGGCCTCTTCAGAATAAGGACGATATCCCCAAGCTTGAATTGCATCCTCGGAATAATCCTTGGCACATATCTCTTGAATTGACCTCATGTGTGCCTGATGGATCCCTTCAGCATCAGTAAGAACCGCCTTTCGAATCACAAGTCCTTTGGCAGGGCTTTTATTCCATCTTTTCAAGGCTTCGCTAATAGCGATAGCACTGCTTTCTAGCAACTCAGCCTCAGCACCATTTCGCTGGCGCAAAAAGTAGGATGTGGAAAAATCTCCGTAAGCCAGTCCATAGAATTTTTGGTCAAAAAACAGTTTACCTAAATGCTGATGATAAGATGCTCTGAGCGAATCTGAAATCTCGGAAGCATTCATTATTTCTTTTGCTTGATCGAAAAGGCCTGCGGCCTTTTTAAATTCCCGTTGCCACTGGTAGACATGGGCCAAACGGATAAGGTTTTGTAGAATTCGAGACTGAGCGACACCTTTATAAGACAATGCAAGAGACTTCATTAAATAAAACTCTGCCTTATCTAATTTCATCAAAATTCGAGAAGAAATCCCCGCCATTTCATATAAAGAAAGCCTTTCCTCATCATTAACGGCAGATTTCATCTTTTCTTGCTGATCTAATAGATAACTTTCCCACTCCGCAAGATTATTGGGTACATCCCGCAGATCGCTATCAAAATGAAATCCAGGAATTGAT from Bdellovibrio bacteriovorus encodes:
- a CDS encoding CoA-binding protein, giving the protein MNVKDSEFKALLEKYKKFAVYGLSPDATKASHYVPLYMRDHGWEMVGTYPKDHNAGGFKIYKTLKEIPAEYRKFVDVFRSSDRIDEVVDEAIEAGGVEVLWLQLGISNPEAEVRAEKAGIKVVSNRCLIIEHKKYF
- a CDS encoding GNAT family N-acetyltransferase, with translation MTSIPGFHFDSDLRDVPNNLAEWESYLLDQQEKMKSAVNDEERLSLYEMAGISSRILMKLDKAEFYLMKSLALSYKGVAQSRILQNLIRLAHVYQWQREFKKAAGLFDQAKEIMNASEISDSLRASYHQHLGKLFFDQKFYGLAYGDFSTSYFLRQRNGAEAELLESSAIAISEALKRWNKSPAKGLVIRKAVLTDAEGIHQAHMRSIQEICAKDYSEDAIQAWGYRPYSEEARHSAIKDSDVWVIECQGKIEGYAHMKHHFKNGWRIAHVFGLYITPQVLGRSVGKTAMQIMLECMKSREVKEVRLESTISAKDFYKSVGFKENGPQAFIKMSGVDVPCQPMRMEIG
- a CDS encoding aminopeptidase P family protein, with product MAIFPKEVIQKRQKNVAEALSDVLKNDECLLVLSGLPIGKPGGLDQTYDFLPHPTYYWLTGFRSARGVAFFSKSTGWIDFVKFATREDKFWEGADEELHGRDISELESFLSGQKFSQIYKIGQLAYNDSALTSEAGKATLEKIHLKVNALRRVKDAHEVQMILNIADIANKGYKKLQSFIRPGVTEKEIQIEFESEIQRHGAHGMPYGTIVGSGSNAAILHAIPTMKKVEQSDLVLIDAGADVYDYCVDITRVYPASGQFSTMQKEIYDLVKQAQTKAIEKCHIGTQWHDVHRTSARVIAEGLKALNIMKGDTEAILDTGAIAVFYPHGVGHLVGLRVRDVGCPENLNPKKYCGANLRVDLELKENFLITVEPGCYFIKGLIDDAENRTKFKDFINWQEVEKWKGLGGVRIEDDMLITQGPARNLTAVVDKI